The Lentisphaerota bacterium genome includes a window with the following:
- a CDS encoding endonuclease III: protein MTTADIPAVNRLLKRAFVNAPAPVVDLIAAQTRDPFHVLVGTILSARTQDATTAAACRRLFQRVNAPGDLRTLAADELERLIYPVGFYRDKTRHLKALPDALDARFGGAIPNTVEALCELPGVGRKTANLVVALGFGKPAICVDVHVHRISNRLGLVRTGTPFETEMALRAILPVRYWRTWNSYLVAFGQTRCRPVSPHCAGCPLTAFCSERRLIAARS, encoded by the coding sequence ATGACAACCGCCGACATTCCCGCTGTCAACCGGCTGCTGAAAAGAGCCTTTGTCAACGCCCCCGCGCCGGTCGTTGATCTGATTGCGGCGCAAACCCGCGACCCGTTCCACGTGCTGGTCGGCACCATCCTTTCGGCCCGCACACAAGACGCCACCACGGCGGCCGCATGCCGCCGTCTGTTTCAGCGCGTCAATGCGCCTGGCGACTTGCGGACCCTGGCGGCAGACGAGCTCGAACGCCTGATCTACCCGGTCGGTTTCTACCGCGACAAGACCCGTCATTTGAAGGCGCTGCCCGACGCGCTTGACGCCCGTTTCGGGGGAGCCATTCCCAACACCGTGGAGGCGTTATGCGAGCTGCCCGGGGTCGGACGCAAGACCGCCAACCTGGTCGTTGCGCTCGGATTCGGCAAACCCGCGATCTGCGTTGACGTCCATGTGCACCGGATCAGCAACCGGCTCGGGCTGGTTCGCACAGGCACCCCGTTCGAGACCGAGATGGCGTTGCGCGCTATCCTGCCGGTCCGCTACTGGCGCACTTGGAATTCCTATCTGGTCGCCTTCGGCCAGACCCGCTGCCGCCCCGTCAGTCCGCATTGCGCGGGGTGTCCGTTGACGGCATTCTGCTCGGAGAGGCGTCTGATTGCTGCGCGTTCATAA